One genomic region from Streptomyces sp. NBC_01304 encodes:
- a CDS encoding GlxA family transcriptional regulator gives MLKNVVAVLLDGVHPFELGVVCEVFGLDRSDQGLPVYDFAVASAEGPTLSTHAGFTMTVAHGLERLEEADLIAVPAGENFAKRAFPEELLDALRRAVDRGARVLSVCNGVYVLGAAGLLDGRRCSSHWRYAKELAIEYPRARVEADVLYVEDGPVITSAGTAAGIDACLHIVRQEHGTQVANAIARRMVVPPHRDGGQAQYVERPVPISSCDTVGDVLVWMERHLDEEVTVEELAIRAHMSPRTFARRFQQETGTTPYRWVLRQRVLLAQQLLESTDETIDAIAGRAGFGTAAALRHQFLRTLGTTPNAYRRTFQGPTRVA, from the coding sequence ATGCTGAAAAACGTGGTCGCAGTACTGCTCGACGGCGTGCATCCCTTCGAACTGGGCGTCGTCTGCGAGGTGTTCGGCCTCGACCGGAGCGATCAGGGGCTGCCCGTGTACGACTTCGCGGTGGCCTCCGCCGAGGGCCCGACCCTGAGCACCCACGCGGGGTTCACCATGACGGTCGCGCACGGCCTGGAGCGCCTGGAGGAGGCCGACCTCATCGCGGTCCCGGCCGGCGAGAACTTCGCGAAGCGGGCCTTCCCGGAGGAACTCCTCGACGCCCTGCGCCGGGCGGTCGACCGCGGGGCCCGCGTCCTCTCGGTCTGCAACGGCGTGTACGTCCTCGGCGCGGCCGGACTCCTGGACGGGCGGCGCTGCTCCTCGCACTGGCGGTACGCCAAGGAGCTGGCCATCGAGTACCCGCGGGCCCGGGTCGAGGCCGATGTGCTCTACGTCGAGGACGGCCCGGTCATCACGTCGGCCGGCACCGCGGCCGGCATCGACGCCTGTCTGCACATCGTCCGCCAGGAGCACGGCACTCAGGTGGCCAACGCCATCGCCCGGCGCATGGTCGTCCCCCCGCACCGCGACGGCGGGCAGGCGCAGTACGTCGAGCGGCCGGTGCCGATCTCGTCGTGCGACACCGTCGGTGACGTCCTGGTCTGGATGGAGCGCCACCTCGACGAGGAGGTCACGGTCGAGGAGCTCGCGATCCGTGCCCACATGTCGCCGCGTACCTTCGCCCGCCGCTTCCAGCAGGAGACCGGGACGACCCCGTACCGCTGGGTCCTGCGCCAACGCGTGCTGCTCGCACAGCAGTTGCTCGAGTCGACGGACGAGACGATCGACGCGATCGCGGGCCGCGCGGGCTTCGGCACGGCGGCGGCGCTGCGCCATCAGTTCCTGCGGACGCTGGGGACCACGCCGAATGCGTACCGGCGTACGTTCCAAGGGCCGACACGCGTCGCATGA